The following proteins are co-located in the Bradyrhizobium sp. AZCC 2176 genome:
- a CDS encoding DNA translocase FtsK yields MSMPAIERVIPLVGHLPVSIREALARRLRELAGLSLIALSGVAAAALMTWSVQDPSLSHATSRPIRNVLGYPGAIGADLLMQILGLGAIMLILPVAVWGWRMLTHRTFDREALRLGCWILCTVIAAGFASCWPHGGAWALPTGLGGVVGDALVRAPAVVFGPAGFTYRLVLGIILFVAMCAAFLFASGWGSRPRDEELTPIEDDDAPFVEVGDRSSVSLGWAYHALMSAKARLGWLMSTAYRSLVSSSPPPRTASFERQEPSLCGRAAPALAPQDEEFEDEEDEEDEEEEVPAARAPRKKAAPRAAARKSEKFELPSVSVLTAPKASDRQPLGKAELEANSRALEGVLGDFGVRGEIVKANPGPVVTLYELEPAPGIKSSRVIGLADDIARSMSALSARVAVVAGRNAIGIELPNAHREKVYLRELLTTKDESHAKLPLCLGKNIGGESIIIDLARTPHMLIAGTTGSGKSVAINTMILSLVYRLRPDQCRLIMVDPKMLELSVYDGIPHLLTPVVTDPKKAVVALKWAVREMEERYKKMAKLGVRNIDGYNQRLVEAKGKGEELTRTVHTGFDKETGKAIYEEEKLDLEPLPYIVIIVDEMADLMMVAGKDIEGAVQRLAQMARAAGLHVILATQRPSVDVITGTIKANFPTRISFQVTSKIDSRTILGEMGAEQLLGQGDMLYMAGGGRISRVHGPFVSDEEVEKVVRHLKTQGQPEYLEAVTAEEPTDEDGAVFDSTGMGGDGGGDLFAQAVAIVKRDRKASTSYIQRRLQIGYNRAASLMERMELEGIVGQANHAGKREILVAEEEGGF; encoded by the coding sequence ATGAGCATGCCAGCGATCGAACGTGTCATTCCCCTGGTCGGCCATCTGCCGGTCTCGATCCGCGAGGCGCTGGCGCGGCGGCTGCGCGAACTCGCAGGCCTCAGCCTGATCGCGCTGTCCGGCGTGGCCGCGGCGGCGCTGATGACGTGGTCGGTACAGGACCCAAGCCTGAGCCACGCAACGTCGCGTCCGATCCGCAACGTTCTCGGCTACCCCGGCGCGATCGGCGCCGATCTGTTGATGCAGATTCTCGGCCTCGGCGCGATCATGCTGATCCTCCCCGTCGCCGTGTGGGGCTGGCGCATGCTGACCCATCGCACCTTCGACCGCGAAGCGCTGCGCCTTGGATGCTGGATTCTCTGCACGGTGATCGCAGCAGGCTTTGCAAGCTGCTGGCCGCATGGCGGCGCGTGGGCGCTGCCGACCGGCCTTGGCGGCGTCGTCGGCGACGCGCTGGTGCGGGCGCCGGCCGTGGTGTTCGGTCCGGCCGGCTTCACCTATCGTCTCGTGCTCGGCATCATCCTGTTCGTGGCGATGTGCGCCGCCTTTCTGTTCGCCAGCGGCTGGGGCTCGCGCCCGAGAGATGAAGAGCTGACGCCGATCGAGGACGACGACGCGCCCTTTGTGGAAGTAGGGGATCGCAGTTCGGTGTCGCTCGGATGGGCGTACCATGCCCTGATGAGTGCAAAGGCGCGGCTCGGATGGCTGATGAGCACGGCCTACCGATCGCTGGTGTCGAGTTCGCCGCCACCTCGCACAGCCTCGTTCGAACGTCAGGAACCGAGCCTCTGCGGCCGTGCTGCGCCGGCCCTGGCTCCGCAGGACGAGGAATTCGAGGACGAGGAAGACGAGGAAGACGAGGAAGAGGAAGTCCCGGCCGCGCGCGCACCGCGCAAGAAAGCCGCACCGCGGGCGGCTGCGCGCAAGTCCGAAAAATTTGAACTGCCTTCGGTCTCGGTGCTCACAGCGCCCAAGGCGTCGGACCGCCAGCCGCTGGGCAAGGCCGAGTTGGAGGCTAACTCGCGCGCACTGGAAGGCGTGCTCGGCGATTTCGGCGTCCGCGGCGAGATCGTCAAGGCCAACCCCGGACCGGTCGTGACGCTCTACGAACTCGAGCCGGCGCCCGGCATCAAATCCTCGCGCGTAATTGGCCTTGCCGACGATATTGCCCGCTCGATGAGTGCGCTCTCGGCCCGCGTCGCCGTGGTCGCCGGCCGCAATGCCATCGGCATCGAACTGCCGAATGCACATCGCGAAAAGGTTTACCTGCGCGAGCTGCTGACCACGAAGGACGAGTCGCACGCGAAGCTTCCGCTCTGCCTTGGCAAGAACATCGGCGGCGAGTCCATCATCATCGATCTCGCGCGCACGCCGCATATGCTGATCGCCGGCACCACTGGCTCCGGCAAATCGGTCGCGATCAACACCATGATCCTGAGCCTGGTCTATCGTTTGCGCCCGGATCAGTGCCGCCTGATCATGGTCGATCCAAAAATGCTCGAACTCTCCGTCTATGACGGCATCCCGCACCTTCTCACGCCGGTTGTGACCGATCCAAAGAAGGCCGTGGTGGCGCTGAAATGGGCTGTGCGCGAGATGGAGGAGCGCTACAAGAAAATGGCCAAGCTCGGTGTGCGCAACATCGACGGCTACAACCAGCGCCTCGTCGAAGCCAAGGGCAAGGGCGAAGAATTGACGCGCACGGTGCATACCGGCTTCGACAAGGAAACCGGCAAGGCGATCTACGAGGAAGAAAAGCTCGACCTCGAGCCGCTGCCCTATATCGTCATCATCGTCGACGAAATGGCCGACCTGATGATGGTGGCCGGCAAGGACATCGAAGGCGCGGTGCAGCGTCTTGCCCAGATGGCGCGTGCCGCCGGCCTGCACGTGATCCTCGCAACCCAGCGTCCCTCGGTCGACGTCATCACGGGCACCATCAAGGCGAACTTCCCGACCCGTATCTCGTTTCAGGTCACCTCGAAAATCGACAGCCGCACCATCCTCGGCGAGATGGGTGCCGAGCAACTGCTCGGCCAGGGCGACATGCTCTATATGGCCGGCGGCGGACGCATCAGCCGCGTGCACGGGCCGTTCGTCTCCGACGAAGAAGTCGAAAAGGTGGTGCGTCACCTCAAGACGCAGGGTCAGCCGGAATATCTGGAAGCGGTCACGGCGGAAGAACCGACCGACGAAGACGGCGCGGTGTTCGATTCCACCGGTATGGGCGGCGATGGCGGCGGCGACCTGTTCGCGCAGGCGGTTGCGATCGTCAAGCGCGACCGCAAGGCCTCGACTTCCTACATTCAGCGGCGGCTGCAAATCGGCTACAACCGCGCGGCGTCGTTGATGGAACGGATGGAACTCGAAGGCATCGTTGGGCAGGCGAATCACGCCGGCAAGCGGGAAATTCTGGTCGCGGAGGAAGAGGGCGGATTCTAG
- a CDS encoding outer membrane lipoprotein carrier protein LolA produces MTQQPTHRGLRSGLALLIATSIAGLATPALSQSVPVPKPAPKARDGSVQMSAQEKGPMTTGATQAPPNPVIPDPNRNVPANVFATFDAGQKAQAARVSSYLSSLQTLVGNFVQVGPDGSKTKGEFYIQKPGKVRFEYDAPSPIAIIADGSSLAVRDTKLATQDIYPLSQTPLRFLLSDRIDLLKDTNVVNVTADDVYISVTIEEKQALIGTSRLMLMVGVKDGQLKQWTVTDPQGYDTTIAVYNVDSSKKVDPGLFKIDFTNYSTPANN; encoded by the coding sequence ATGACACAACAACCCACCCATCGCGGGCTGCGCTCCGGACTGGCCCTTTTGATCGCCACATCCATCGCAGGCTTGGCGACGCCGGCTCTCTCGCAGAGCGTGCCGGTTCCGAAGCCAGCGCCCAAGGCCCGCGACGGCAGCGTGCAGATGAGTGCGCAGGAGAAGGGGCCGATGACCACCGGCGCCACCCAGGCACCACCGAATCCGGTGATTCCCGACCCGAACCGCAATGTCCCGGCCAATGTTTTTGCGACCTTCGACGCCGGCCAGAAGGCGCAGGCTGCCCGGGTAAGTTCCTATTTGTCCTCGCTGCAGACGCTGGTCGGAAATTTCGTCCAGGTCGGCCCCGACGGCAGCAAGACCAAGGGTGAGTTCTACATCCAGAAGCCAGGCAAGGTGCGTTTCGAGTACGATGCTCCCAGCCCGATCGCGATCATCGCCGACGGATCGTCGCTGGCGGTGCGGGATACCAAGCTTGCGACCCAGGACATCTATCCGCTGTCGCAGACGCCGCTGCGCTTCCTGCTGTCGGATCGGATTGATCTGTTGAAGGACACCAACGTCGTCAACGTCACGGCCGATGACGTCTACATCAGTGTCACCATCGAGGAGAAGCAGGCCCTGATCGGCACCAGCCGGTTGATGCTGATGGTCGGCGTCAAGGACGGCCAGCTCAAGCAATGGACGGTGACCGATCCGCAGGGCTACGACACCACGATTGCGGTCTACAATGTAGACTCGAGCAAGAAGGTCGACCCCGGCCTCTTCAAGATCGACTTCACCAACTACAGCACCCCCGCGAACAACTGA
- a CDS encoding exodeoxyribonuclease III, producing MRFSLTTWNINSVRLRIDIVAKFLKSARPDVLCLQETKCIDDAFPLKRFKRLGYEHVALNGQKGYHGVAIVSKLPFETTDIRTFCDKIDSRHISVAFGEKAELAKPLVLHNFYVPAGGDIPDPALNPKFDHKLKFLDEMKACEPLHPRGDDRHILVGDLNVAPHENDVWSHKQLLKIVSHTPIECEKLLAAQTHGEWFDVARERIPLSEKVYTWWSYRAADWTMGDRGRRLDHIWVSRALKDRVSDFRITRDARGWERPSDHVPVTVTLEV from the coding sequence ATGCGGTTTTCCCTGACAACGTGGAATATCAATTCGGTGCGCCTGCGCATCGACATCGTCGCCAAATTCCTCAAATCGGCGCGGCCGGACGTACTGTGCCTGCAGGAAACAAAATGCATCGACGACGCTTTCCCGCTGAAGCGATTCAAGCGTCTCGGCTATGAGCACGTCGCGCTGAACGGACAGAAGGGCTATCACGGCGTCGCCATTGTCTCGAAACTGCCGTTCGAGACCACCGATATCCGAACCTTCTGCGACAAGATCGATTCGCGTCACATCTCGGTAGCGTTCGGCGAGAAGGCGGAGCTTGCGAAGCCGCTGGTGCTGCACAATTTCTACGTTCCGGCCGGCGGCGACATTCCCGATCCCGCACTCAATCCGAAGTTCGATCACAAGCTGAAATTTCTCGACGAGATGAAGGCGTGCGAACCGCTGCATCCGCGCGGCGACGACCGCCATATCCTGGTCGGCGACCTCAACGTCGCTCCGCATGAGAACGACGTGTGGTCGCACAAGCAGCTCCTGAAGATCGTCTCGCACACGCCGATCGAATGCGAGAAGCTTTTGGCCGCGCAGACCCATGGCGAATGGTTCGACGTCGCACGCGAGCGGATCCCGCTTTCGGAAAAGGTCTATACGTGGTGGAGCTACCGCGCCGCCGACTGGACGATGGGCGACCGCGGCCGGCGGCTCGATCACATCTGGGTTTCGCGCGCGCTGAAAGACCGCGTCAGCGATTTCAGGATCACCCGCGACGCCCGCGGCTGGGAGCGCCCATCCGACCACGTGCCGGTAACGGTGACGCTGGAAGTGTAG
- a CDS encoding cyclic nucleotide-binding domain-containing protein, producing the protein MSIEDDVALLERVPTLRLLGTAALRMLAIGSEQRDFSPGDYLFNAGDDADAGYIVQRGSFRVEDGGAEVVAGPGALIGELALIVAMKRPSSAVALDRSSVIRVARSLFQRVLESDPAAARRLRDELATRTSQLASDILMAGAKLSI; encoded by the coding sequence ATGTCGATCGAAGATGATGTAGCCCTGCTCGAGCGGGTCCCGACATTACGTCTGTTGGGGACGGCGGCGCTACGTATGCTGGCGATCGGTTCGGAGCAGCGCGATTTTTCGCCCGGCGATTATCTGTTCAACGCCGGCGACGACGCGGATGCGGGCTATATCGTTCAGCGCGGTTCGTTCCGCGTCGAGGACGGCGGTGCCGAAGTCGTTGCGGGCCCCGGTGCCCTGATCGGCGAATTGGCGCTGATCGTTGCGATGAAGCGGCCGTCCAGCGCGGTCGCGCTCGATCGTTCCTCGGTCATCCGGGTGGCGCGCAGCCTGTTTCAACGCGTGCTCGAAAGCGATCCCGCCGCAGCGCGCCGTCTGCGCGACGAACTCGCCACCCGCACCAGCCAGCTCGCCAGCGATATTTTGATGGCCGGCGCCAAGCTGAGTATCTGA
- a CDS encoding response regulator transcription factor translates to MPNARKILIVDDDTDLRDTLVEQLSLHEEFEASAVDTGAKGASAAKANSPDLVLMDVGLPDTDGREVVRSLRKGGFKAPIIMLTGHDTDSDTILGLESGANDYVAKPFRFAVLLARIRAQLRQHEASEDAVFSVGPYSFRPGSKMLTAANARKVRLTEKETAILRFLYRAGQLPVSRETLLQEVWGYNSGVTTHTLETHIYRLRQKIEKDAANPEILVTEAGGYKLVP, encoded by the coding sequence ATGCCCAATGCCCGCAAGATCCTGATCGTGGATGACGACACCGATCTGCGCGACACACTGGTCGAGCAACTATCGCTGCATGAGGAGTTCGAAGCTTCCGCAGTCGATACCGGCGCCAAGGGCGCCAGCGCCGCCAAGGCCAATTCCCCCGATCTGGTGCTGATGGATGTCGGCTTGCCGGATACCGATGGAAGGGAAGTCGTGCGCAGTCTCCGCAAGGGCGGCTTCAAGGCGCCGATCATCATGTTGACCGGCCACGACACCGATTCGGATACGATTTTGGGGCTCGAATCGGGCGCCAATGATTACGTCGCAAAGCCGTTCCGGTTCGCCGTGCTGCTCGCCCGGATCAGGGCGCAGCTCCGCCAGCACGAAGCCAGCGAGGACGCGGTGTTTTCCGTCGGTCCCTACAGCTTCCGCCCCGGCTCCAAGATGCTGACCGCCGCCAATGCCAGAAAAGTGCGGCTGACCGAGAAGGAAACCGCGATCCTGCGTTTCCTGTATCGCGCCGGCCAGTTGCCGGTGTCGCGCGAGACGCTGCTGCAGGAAGTCTGGGGCTACAATTCGGGCGTCACCACGCACACGCTGGAAACCCATATCTATCGTCTCCGGCAGAAGATCGAGAAGGATGCGGCCAATCCGGAAATCCTGGTGACGGAAGCCGGTGGCTACAAGCTGGTGCCGTGA
- a CDS encoding L,D-transpeptidase family protein encodes MRDRPLTAIRVCRAAGDPRRGWLTADGWTVPVALGRGGIRANKREGDGGTPRGTYRPLQLWWRADRHPRPPTYLPVRPIRPEDAWCEDPRDRRYNQPIRLVRDQPGDRLTREDHLYDFIVEINHNAGPRIAGRGSAVFLHLARTNFSPTAGCVSMTKSAMLRLLRRMGPQTKIMIG; translated from the coding sequence ATGCGTGATCGGCCGCTGACGGCAATTCGGGTTTGCAGGGCCGCCGGCGACCCGCGCCGTGGCTGGCTGACGGCGGACGGCTGGACCGTGCCGGTGGCACTTGGTCGCGGCGGCATCCGTGCCAACAAACGGGAGGGCGACGGCGGCACGCCGAGGGGCACGTACCGTCCGCTGCAATTGTGGTGGCGCGCCGACCGCCATCCTCGGCCGCCGACCTATCTGCCGGTCCGGCCGATCCGGCCCGAAGACGCCTGGTGCGAGGACCCGCGGGACCGCCGATACAACCAACCAATCCGTTTGGTCCGCGACCAGCCCGGCGACCGGCTGACGCGCGAGGACCACCTCTATGATTTCATCGTCGAAATCAATCACAACGCCGGCCCGCGAATCGCCGGCCGCGGCAGCGCGGTATTCCTGCATCTGGCGCGGACCAATTTCTCGCCGACCGCGGGGTGCGTTTCGATGACGAAATCGGCCATGCTGCGGCTGTTGCGGCGGATGGGCCCGCAGACGAAGATCATGATCGGCTGA
- a CDS encoding 2-keto-4-pentenoate hydratase — protein MLDKNAIAAASKTLHDHWRAGTKFSGLDDRLRPRDRIEAYAIQAGIEKYSSDSLFGWKIAATSEAGQKHINVDGPMAGRVLAETVISDGGTASMAGNEMRVAEPEFAFRMRVDLPARTTPYTVQQVLDAVDTLHPAIEIPDSRFADFVSAGAAQIIADNACAHLFVLGPPTSADWRSRDLVEERPVITMRGQQFTGHGKNVLGDPRIALAWLANELRQLGVTLKAGRVVTTGTCHPPLQIQSGDFCAVDFGTLGKVSVGFS, from the coding sequence ATGCTCGACAAGAATGCAATAGCGGCCGCGTCAAAGACGCTGCACGACCACTGGCGGGCCGGCACCAAATTTTCCGGTCTCGACGATAGACTGCGGCCGCGCGACCGCATCGAGGCCTATGCGATCCAGGCAGGAATCGAAAAATATTCGTCCGATAGTTTGTTCGGCTGGAAGATCGCGGCCACCAGCGAGGCCGGGCAAAAGCACATCAACGTCGACGGCCCGATGGCGGGGCGCGTCCTGGCCGAGACGGTGATATCAGATGGCGGAACGGCTTCGATGGCGGGCAACGAAATGCGCGTCGCTGAGCCGGAATTCGCCTTTCGCATGCGCGTGGATCTGCCGGCGCGTACCACGCCCTATACCGTGCAGCAGGTACTCGACGCGGTCGACACGCTGCATCCGGCCATCGAGATTCCGGATTCGCGGTTTGCCGATTTCGTCAGCGCCGGCGCCGCGCAGATCATTGCCGACAACGCCTGCGCGCATCTGTTCGTGCTGGGACCGCCGACGAGCGCGGATTGGCGCTCGCGCGATCTCGTCGAAGAGCGGCCGGTCATCACGATGCGCGGCCAGCAATTCACCGGTCACGGCAAGAATGTGCTCGGCGATCCCAGGATCGCACTGGCCTGGCTCGCCAATGAACTGCGCCAGCTTGGCGTGACGTTGAAGGCCGGCCGTGTCGTCACGACCGGCACCTGCCACCCACCGCTGCAGATTCAATCGGGCGATTTTTGCGCGGTCGATTTCGGTACGCTCGGAAAGGTTTCGGTGGGGTTTAGCTAG
- a CDS encoding YggS family pyridoxal phosphate-dependent enzyme → MATLLTKSLPNGLAQVEQDIARACKEARRERASVTLIAVSKTFDAAAISPVIDAGQRVFGENRVQEAKAKWPALVSSCPGLALHLIGPLQSNKAREAVALFDAIHSVDRPSICEALAKEINSQNRRPELFVQLNTGEEPQKAGVAPGEADAFIASCRDKYGLVISGLMCIPPVNEAPAPHFALTAKIAARNGLKNLSMGMSADFAVAIQLGATHVRVGSAIFGAR, encoded by the coding sequence ATGGCGACGCTACTAACAAAGTCTTTACCAAACGGTCTGGCTCAGGTGGAGCAGGACATCGCGCGCGCGTGCAAGGAAGCGCGCCGCGAGCGTGCATCGGTGACGCTGATCGCGGTGTCGAAGACGTTCGACGCCGCGGCGATTTCACCTGTCATCGATGCCGGGCAGCGCGTGTTCGGCGAAAATCGCGTGCAGGAAGCCAAAGCGAAGTGGCCGGCACTGGTGTCGTCCTGTCCCGGACTTGCGTTGCATTTGATCGGACCGCTGCAATCCAACAAGGCGAGGGAGGCGGTGGCGCTGTTCGACGCCATCCATTCGGTCGACCGTCCCAGCATTTGCGAAGCGTTAGCCAAGGAAATTAATTCCCAGAACAGGCGGCCGGAATTGTTCGTTCAACTCAACACCGGCGAAGAACCGCAGAAGGCCGGCGTTGCGCCCGGCGAGGCCGATGCCTTCATCGCGAGTTGCCGCGACAAATACGGCTTGGTCATTTCCGGCCTGATGTGCATCCCGCCAGTTAACGAGGCGCCGGCGCCGCATTTCGCGTTGACGGCCAAGATCGCCGCGCGCAACGGACTGAAAAATCTGTCGATGGGCATGAGCGCCGATTTCGCGGTAGCGATCCAGCTCGGCGCCACGCATGTACGCGTGGGCTCGGCGATTTTCGGGGCACGGTAG
- the leuS gene encoding leucine--tRNA ligase encodes MTSERYNARDSEPRWQRQWDEKAIFASKNDDSRPKYYVLEMFPYPSGRIHIGHVRNYTLGDVLARFMRAKGFNVLHPMGWDAFGLPAENAAIERKVAPKAWTYDNIAAMKKQLRSIGLSLDWSREFATCDPAYYKHQQKMFLDFLRAGLAEREKRKINWDPVDMTVLANEQVIDGRGWRSGAVVEQREMNQWVFKITKYSQELLDALDGLDRWPDKVRLMQRNWIGRSEGLLIRFALDPVTTPSGESELKIFTTRPDTLFGAKFMAISADHPLAVAAAAKNPKLAEFIADVKKIGTAQEIIDTAEKQGFDTGIKAVHPFDPNWKLPVYVANFVLMEYGTGAIFGCPAHDQRDLDFVNKYALGNIPVVCPEGQDPKSFVITDTAYDGEGRMINSRFLDDMTIEQAKEEIAKRLENEMRGNAPVGERQVNFRLRDWGISRQRYWGCPIPVIHCEKCDVVPVPDADLPVELPEDATFDRPGNALDHHPTWKQVACPKCGGKAQRETDTMDTFVDSSWYFARFTDPWNEKAPTTPGVANRMMPVDQYIGGVEHAILHLLYSRFFTRAMKATGHIGMDEPFAGMFTQGMVVHETYQKADGSYVTPAEVKVEAGVNGKRAILLETGEDITVGPIEKMSKSKRNTVDPDDIIATYGADVARWFMLSDSPPDRDVIWSDERVQGASRFVQRLWRLVNESAEIARTAPADRPASFDADALALRKAAHGALDKVSSGIERLHFNVCLAHIREFANALAEVLGREGKPAPDLAWSVREAAIILVQLFSPMMPHLAEECWQVLGQSGLISEANWPQIERDLLVEDNVTLVVQVNGKKRGDVTVPRVAQNPEIEAAVLALDAVKLALGGKTVRKVIVVPMRIVNVVG; translated from the coding sequence ATGACCTCCGAACGCTATAACGCCCGTGATTCCGAGCCACGCTGGCAGCGCCAGTGGGACGAAAAGGCGATCTTCGCCTCCAAGAACGACGATTCCCGGCCGAAATATTACGTGCTCGAAATGTTCCCCTACCCGTCCGGGCGCATCCATATCGGGCACGTCCGCAACTACACGCTGGGCGACGTGCTGGCGCGGTTCATGCGCGCCAAGGGTTTTAACGTCCTGCATCCGATGGGCTGGGATGCGTTCGGCCTGCCCGCCGAGAACGCCGCGATCGAGCGCAAGGTCGCACCAAAAGCCTGGACCTACGACAACATCGCCGCGATGAAGAAGCAGTTGCGGTCGATCGGCCTGTCGCTGGACTGGTCGCGCGAGTTCGCGACCTGCGATCCCGCCTATTACAAGCATCAGCAGAAGATGTTCCTGGACTTCCTGCGCGCAGGGCTAGCCGAGCGCGAGAAGCGCAAGATCAACTGGGACCCGGTCGACATGACCGTGCTCGCCAACGAGCAGGTGATCGACGGCCGCGGCTGGCGTTCTGGCGCCGTCGTCGAACAACGCGAGATGAACCAGTGGGTCTTCAAGATCACGAAGTACTCGCAGGAACTGCTGGACGCGCTGGACGGACTGGACCGCTGGCCCGACAAGGTCCGGCTGATGCAGCGCAATTGGATCGGCCGCTCCGAAGGCTTGCTGATCCGGTTCGCGCTGGACCCGGTCACGACGCCATCAGGCGAATCCGAGCTGAAGATCTTTACGACGCGGCCGGACACGCTGTTCGGCGCAAAATTCATGGCGATCTCGGCCGATCATCCGCTGGCGGTAGCCGCGGCCGCGAAGAATCCGAAGCTCGCCGAGTTCATTGCGGACGTGAAAAAGATCGGCACCGCGCAGGAGATCATCGACACCGCCGAGAAGCAGGGCTTTGATACCGGCATCAAGGCTGTCCACCCGTTCGACCCGAACTGGAAGCTGCCGGTTTACGTGGCGAATTTCGTGCTGATGGAATACGGCACCGGCGCGATCTTCGGTTGCCCGGCGCATGACCAGCGCGACCTCGATTTCGTCAACAAATACGCCCTCGGCAACATTCCGGTGGTCTGCCCCGAGGGCCAGGACCCGAAGAGCTTCGTCATCACGGACACCGCCTATGACGGCGAAGGCCGCATGATCAATTCCCGCTTCCTCGACGACATGACCATAGAGCAGGCCAAGGAGGAGATTGCGAAGCGGCTGGAAAATGAGATGCGGGGCAACGCGCCGGTCGGCGAGCGGCAGGTGAACTTCCGCCTGCGCGACTGGGGCATTTCACGCCAGCGCTATTGGGGCTGCCCGATCCCGGTGATCCACTGCGAAAAATGCGATGTGGTGCCGGTGCCCGACGCCGATCTGCCAGTGGAGCTGCCGGAGGACGCGACTTTCGACAGACCGGGCAATGCGCTCGACCATCATCCGACCTGGAAGCAGGTCGCCTGCCCGAAATGCGGCGGCAAGGCCCAGCGCGAAACCGACACCATGGACACGTTCGTGGATTCGTCCTGGTATTTTGCGCGCTTCACCGATCCCTGGAACGAGAAGGCGCCGACCACGCCCGGCGTCGCCAACCGGATGATGCCGGTCGACCAGTATATCGGCGGCGTCGAGCACGCGATCCTGCATCTGCTCTATAGCCGCTTCTTCACCCGCGCGATGAAGGCGACCGGCCATATCGGCATGGACGAGCCGTTCGCCGGCATGTTCACGCAGGGCATGGTGGTGCACGAGACCTACCAGAAGGCGGATGGCTCCTACGTCACGCCGGCGGAAGTGAAGGTCGAAGCCGGCGTTAACGGCAAGCGCGCCATCCTGCTGGAAACCGGCGAAGACATCACCGTCGGCCCGATCGAGAAGATGTCGAAGTCGAAGAGGAACACCGTCGACCCCGACGACATCATCGCGACCTATGGCGCCGACGTCGCGCGCTGGTTCATGCTGTCGGACTCGCCGCCCGACCGCGACGTGATCTGGAGCGACGAGCGCGTGCAGGGCGCCTCGCGCTTCGTGCAGCGGCTGTGGCGGCTGGTCAACGAATCCGCCGAGATCGCCAGGACCGCTCCGGCCGACCGGCCCGCCTCGTTCGACGCCGATGCGCTCGCCTTGCGCAAGGCGGCCCACGGCGCGCTGGACAAGGTGTCGTCCGGGATCGAACGGCTGCATTTCAATGTCTGCCTCGCCCATATCCGGGAATTCGCCAACGCGCTGGCCGAGGTGCTGGGCCGCGAAGGCAAGCCGGCGCCGGACCTGGCCTGGTCCGTCCGAGAGGCCGCAATCATCCTGGTTCAATTGTTCTCCCCGATGATGCCGCATCTGGCCGAGGAGTGCTGGCAGGTTCTGGGGCAATCCGGGCTGATTTCGGAGGCCAACTGGCCCCAAATCGAACGCGATTTGCTGGTTGAAGACAACGTGACGCTGGTGGTCCAGGTCAACGGCAAGAAGCGGGGTGATGTCACCGTGCCACGGGTCGCCCAAAATCCGGAAATTGAGGCTGCCGTTTTGGCGCTCGATGCGGTAAAACTCGCCCTCGGCGGCAAGACCGTGCGCAAGGTAATCGTAGTTCCCATGAGGATCGTGAATGTCGTTGGTTAG
- the lptE gene encoding LPS assembly lipoprotein LptE, whose protein sequence is MSLVRTRIAVRLIAVAALAALTAGCFQPMYAERNDGKPGLREKLMGVEIPPVDKPNASREARIQVDIRNALAFKLYGNATGMPPTHRLVLRFNTTRSSLMIDQATALPSSENYGIDAQYNLIDLATNKSVMTGTTFSRVSYDIPGQLQRFARARAFRDAEDRAANEIAENIQTRLASYFYAGT, encoded by the coding sequence ATGTCGTTGGTTAGGACCCGGATCGCCGTTCGGCTCATCGCCGTCGCCGCTCTGGCGGCGCTTACCGCCGGCTGTTTCCAGCCGATGTATGCCGAACGTAACGACGGCAAGCCCGGCCTGCGCGAAAAGCTGATGGGCGTGGAAATCCCGCCGGTGGACAAGCCAAATGCTTCCCGCGAAGCGAGGATCCAGGTGGATATCCGTAACGCGCTGGCATTCAAGCTCTACGGCAACGCGACCGGCATGCCGCCGACCCATCGGCTGGTGCTGCGCTTCAACACCACCCGCAGCTCGCTGATGATCGATCAGGCTACTGCCCTGCCCTCCAGTGAGAATTACGGCATCGACGCGCAGTACAATCTGATCGACCTCGCCACCAACAAGTCGGTCATGACGGGCACGACCTTCTCCCGCGTGTCTTATGATATCCCAGGCCAGTTGCAGCGCTTTGCTCGCGCCCGCGCCTTCCGCGACGCCGAGGATCGCGCCGCCAACGAGATCGCGGAAAACATCCAGACCCGGCTGGCGTCCTACTTCTACGCCGGCACCTGA